A genomic stretch from Methylorubrum extorquens includes:
- a CDS encoding putative FAD/FMN-containing dehydrogenase (Evidence 3 : Putative function from multiple computational evidences; Product type e : enzyme) has product MRPYRLRRWEGRFHLGASAKPGESAFEAPASSARAKARNAAGLPRKLAEVLQGEARFDAFTRGRYATDASIYQIMPAGVVFPKSAADIAATLKVAADYDVPVILRGGGTSQNGQPIGSGLVVDCSRHFNGVLAYDAEAGTVTVEPGHVLERLNARLKADGWFFPVEPSTATRCTIGGMAGNNSCGARSLRYGKMSDNVLSIEALFHDGAAFGFGLTGNAASAVTGGARAEDLARRMLALADAHRDEIETMYPKVQRRVGGYNLDSLIEPRPNLAHLLVGSEGTLAATTAVTLKLSRLPAHRAMGVCHFPSFRAAMETTKAIVALDPVAVELVDNNVLVLGADIPLFRTTLADITRGQPNCLLLAEFAGDDLAALKRDLKRLDQCMADHGFPDAVVEVVEPNRQKAVWEVREACLNIMMSMKGDAKPVSFIEDCAVPLEHLADYTDAVTEVFTRHGTRGTWYAHASVGCLHVRPILDMKQGGDVKKMRAIAEETAELVRRHKGSYSGEHGDGISRSEFVEPLFGAKLTRAFETVKDGFDPDNRLNPNKIVRPLKMDDRTLMRFGPDYAVSAPQKTALDWSDWGGFGPAVEMCNNNGTCRKLAGGAMCPSYRATRDEQHLTRGRANSLRLAISGQLGPDAFLSPEMKRTMDLCVSCKACRRECPTGVDMAKMKVEFLHHYHARHGLPLKERLVAEMPRYAGVAAALAPLLNLRNRYPALARFGEAWTGFSARRSLPQWRRPWRESGEVAHPEDVAGDHRDLVLFGDTFNRAFERENLEAAERVLRAAGYRLHRVVAHEGRRPLCCGRTYLASGQTDRAREEARRTLDTLLPFVRAGARVVGLEPSCLLTFRDEFLSLLPREEAGALAQSALLFEELLAADLAAGRISLPLADQGGRVAHLHGHCHQKSFGVMGSVETVLRTVPGLDVRVIESSCCGMAGAFGYGKDTIDVSFAMAELSLFPALRKASADDLVVADGTSCRHQIHDGLGRDAIHVARVLDAALTPGR; this is encoded by the coding sequence ATGCGCCCGTACAGGCTGCGGCGCTGGGAGGGGAGGTTCCACTTGGGCGCGAGCGCGAAACCGGGCGAGTCAGCGTTCGAGGCACCGGCCTCCAGCGCGCGGGCGAAGGCCCGCAACGCGGCCGGATTGCCGCGCAAGCTCGCGGAGGTGCTGCAGGGCGAGGCCCGCTTCGACGCCTTCACCCGCGGACGCTACGCGACCGACGCCTCGATCTACCAGATCATGCCGGCGGGAGTGGTCTTCCCGAAAAGTGCCGCCGACATCGCCGCGACGCTGAAGGTCGCGGCCGACTACGACGTCCCCGTGATCCTGCGCGGTGGCGGCACCTCGCAGAACGGCCAGCCGATCGGCTCCGGCCTCGTGGTCGATTGCTCGCGCCACTTCAACGGCGTGCTCGCCTACGACGCGGAAGCGGGCACGGTCACTGTCGAGCCCGGCCACGTGCTGGAGCGCCTCAACGCGCGGCTCAAGGCCGACGGCTGGTTCTTCCCCGTCGAGCCCTCGACCGCGACCCGCTGCACCATCGGCGGCATGGCCGGCAACAATTCCTGCGGCGCCCGCTCGCTGCGCTACGGCAAGATGAGCGACAACGTGCTCAGCATCGAGGCGCTGTTCCACGACGGCGCCGCCTTCGGCTTCGGGCTCACCGGCAATGCTGCGAGCGCCGTCACCGGCGGCGCGCGGGCGGAAGACCTCGCCCGACGCATGCTCGCTCTGGCGGATGCCCACCGCGACGAAATCGAGACGATGTACCCCAAGGTGCAGCGGCGGGTCGGCGGCTACAACCTCGATTCCCTGATCGAACCGCGCCCGAACCTCGCCCACCTCCTCGTCGGCTCGGAGGGGACGCTCGCCGCCACCACCGCGGTGACGCTCAAGCTCTCGCGTCTGCCGGCCCACCGGGCCATGGGCGTGTGTCACTTCCCCTCGTTCCGCGCGGCGATGGAGACGACGAAGGCGATCGTCGCCCTCGACCCCGTGGCGGTCGAACTCGTCGACAACAACGTGCTCGTGCTCGGCGCCGACATCCCGCTGTTCCGCACGACCCTGGCCGACATCACGCGGGGCCAGCCGAACTGCCTGCTGCTGGCCGAGTTCGCGGGCGACGACCTCGCCGCGCTGAAGCGCGACCTCAAGCGTCTCGACCAATGCATGGCCGATCACGGCTTTCCCGACGCGGTCGTCGAGGTGGTGGAGCCGAACCGCCAGAAGGCGGTCTGGGAGGTGCGCGAGGCCTGCCTCAACATCATGATGTCGATGAAGGGCGACGCCAAACCCGTCTCCTTCATCGAGGATTGCGCCGTCCCCCTGGAGCATCTGGCCGACTACACCGACGCGGTCACCGAGGTGTTCACGCGGCACGGCACCCGCGGCACGTGGTACGCCCACGCCTCTGTCGGCTGCCTGCATGTGCGCCCGATCCTCGACATGAAGCAGGGCGGCGACGTCAAAAAGATGCGCGCCATCGCCGAGGAGACGGCGGAGCTGGTGCGCCGCCACAAGGGCTCCTATTCGGGCGAGCACGGCGACGGCATCTCACGCTCGGAGTTCGTGGAGCCGCTGTTCGGCGCGAAGCTTACCCGCGCCTTCGAGACGGTGAAGGACGGCTTCGATCCCGACAACCGCCTGAACCCGAACAAGATCGTCCGCCCGCTCAAGATGGACGACCGCACGCTGATGCGCTTCGGCCCCGACTACGCGGTGAGCGCCCCGCAGAAGACGGCGCTGGACTGGTCGGACTGGGGCGGGTTCGGCCCGGCGGTCGAGATGTGCAACAACAACGGCACCTGCCGGAAGCTCGCCGGCGGCGCGATGTGCCCCTCCTACCGCGCTACCCGCGACGAGCAGCACCTGACCCGCGGACGCGCCAACTCGCTGCGCCTCGCGATCTCGGGCCAGCTCGGGCCGGACGCGTTCCTGTCGCCCGAGATGAAGCGCACGATGGACCTGTGCGTGTCGTGCAAGGCCTGCCGCCGGGAATGCCCGACCGGCGTCGACATGGCCAAGATGAAGGTCGAGTTCCTGCACCACTACCACGCCCGGCACGGCCTGCCGCTGAAGGAGCGGCTGGTCGCCGAGATGCCGCGCTATGCCGGCGTCGCCGCAGCCCTCGCGCCGCTGCTCAACCTGCGCAACCGTTACCCGGCGCTCGCCCGGTTCGGTGAGGCATGGACCGGCTTCTCCGCCCGTCGCTCGCTGCCGCAATGGCGCCGGCCCTGGCGGGAGAGCGGCGAGGTTGCCCATCCCGAGGACGTGGCGGGTGACCACCGCGACCTCGTCCTGTTCGGCGACACCTTCAACCGCGCCTTCGAGCGCGAGAATCTGGAAGCCGCCGAGCGGGTGCTGCGGGCGGCCGGCTACCGCCTGCACCGCGTCGTCGCCCATGAGGGCCGCCGCCCGCTCTGCTGCGGCCGCACCTATCTCGCCTCCGGCCAGACCGACCGGGCGCGCGAGGAGGCTCGGCGCACGCTCGACACGCTCCTGCCCTTCGTGCGGGCCGGCGCCCGCGTGGTCGGCCTGGAGCCGTCCTGCCTCCTCACTTTCCGCGACGAGTTTCTGTCGTTGCTGCCGCGCGAGGAGGCGGGCGCGTTGGCCCAGAGCGCCCTGCTGTTCGAGGAACTGCTCGCCGCCGACCTCGCCGCCGGTCGCATCAGCCTCCCGCTCGCCGACCAGGGCGGCCGGGTCGCCCACCTGCACGGCCATTGCCACCAGAAGTCGTTCGGAGTGATGGGCTCTGTGGAGACGGTGCTGCGCACCGTGCCGGGGCTCGACGTGCGGGTCATCGAATCGAGCTGCTGCGGCATGGCCGGCGCCTTCGGCTACGGCAAGGATACGATCGACGTCTCCTTCGCCATGGCCGAGCTGTCGCTGTTCCCGGCTTTGCGGAAGGCGTCCGCCGACGATCTCGTGGTCGCCGACGGCACGAGCTGCCGCCACCAGATCCACGACGGTCTCGGCCGCGACGCGATCCACGTCGCCCGCGTGCTCGATGCGGCCCTGACGCCGGGGCGCTGA
- a CDS encoding putative glucose dehydrogenase, NAD(P)-binding domain (Evidence 3 : Putative function from multiple computational evidences; PubMedId : 3082854; Product type e : enzyme), whose amino-acid sequence MTDPLTKYPRPPFETPPQSFPGKTAKMAPEPDHGEESYKGSGKLTGKAALVTGGDSGIGRAVAIAYAREGADVAISYLPDEQKDAEAVGNWIEKAGRRALLLPGDIKDAAYAREIVERTAKEFGRLDILVNNAAFQQPNQGVTDIDDALFEKHFQTNIFGPFYATKAALAHLKPGASVIFTSSVNSKHPVPTLFAYSATKGALSNMVLGLAQLLAEKGIRVNGVLPGPIWTPFIPAGMSEDAVKTFGSQVPFNRPGQPAELASAYVMLAAEESSYTSGALITVAGGMPIF is encoded by the coding sequence ATGACCGATCCGCTGACCAAATACCCGCGCCCGCCCTTCGAGACGCCGCCCCAGAGTTTCCCCGGCAAGACGGCCAAGATGGCGCCCGAGCCGGATCACGGCGAGGAGAGCTACAAGGGCTCCGGCAAGCTCACCGGAAAAGCCGCTTTGGTGACGGGCGGCGACAGCGGCATCGGCCGGGCGGTGGCGATCGCCTATGCCCGCGAGGGCGCCGACGTGGCGATCTCCTACCTGCCCGACGAGCAGAAGGATGCGGAGGCCGTCGGCAACTGGATCGAAAAGGCGGGCCGGCGCGCCCTGCTGCTTCCCGGCGACATCAAGGACGCGGCCTATGCCCGCGAGATTGTCGAGCGCACGGCCAAGGAATTCGGCCGGCTCGATATCCTGGTGAACAACGCCGCCTTCCAGCAGCCGAACCAGGGCGTCACGGACATCGACGACGCGTTGTTCGAAAAACACTTCCAGACCAACATCTTCGGCCCGTTCTACGCCACCAAGGCCGCGCTGGCGCATCTCAAGCCCGGCGCCTCGGTGATCTTCACCTCCTCGGTCAATTCCAAGCACCCGGTGCCGACCCTGTTCGCCTACAGCGCCACCAAGGGCGCGCTCAGCAACATGGTGCTCGGTCTCGCGCAGTTGCTCGCCGAAAAGGGCATCCGCGTGAACGGCGTGCTACCGGGCCCGATCTGGACCCCGTTCATCCCCGCCGGGATGAGCGAGGATGCGGTGAAGACCTTCGGCAGCCAAGTGCCGTTCAACCGCCCCGGCCAGCCGGCGGAACTCGCCTCGGCCTACGTGATGCTGGCGGCTGAAGAGAGCAGCTACACCTCCGGCGCCCTCATCACCGTCGCGGGCGGCATGCCGATTTTCTGA
- a CDS encoding conserved protein of unknown function (Evidence 4 : Unknown function but conserved in other organisms), which translates to MTGMNSAKPRVRLAAAGLILAVLLSAPRAEPLPPILAILPLKLLDTSGEPIDQGPEHARRLAAMARGLAEDLDAGGDYRTLLITSETLRARCPDERPDCLLAVAREAGASRVFVGVVHKSSTLILQLFARVADARTGRAALTRDLNFRGDTDEAWRRAGVFLAGQIREAGP; encoded by the coding sequence ATGACCGGAATGAATTCTGCCAAACCGAGGGTGCGGCTCGCTGCGGCCGGTCTCATCCTCGCGGTCTTGCTATCGGCTCCGCGCGCTGAACCGCTGCCGCCCATACTGGCGATCCTGCCGCTCAAGCTCCTCGACACCTCCGGCGAGCCGATCGATCAAGGGCCTGAGCACGCCCGCCGACTCGCGGCGATGGCGCGGGGCCTCGCGGAGGATCTCGATGCGGGCGGGGACTATCGCACCCTACTCATCACTTCGGAGACGCTCCGCGCCCGCTGCCCGGACGAGCGGCCGGACTGCCTCCTCGCGGTGGCGCGGGAGGCCGGCGCGAGCCGCGTCTTCGTCGGCGTGGTCCATAAGAGCAGCACGCTGATCCTGCAGCTCTTCGCACGGGTGGCCGATGCCCGCACCGGCCGCGCTGCACTGACCCGCGACCTCAACTTCCGCGGCGATACCGACGAGGCGTGGCGCCGAGCCGGCGTGTTTCTGGCCGGGCAGATCCGAGAGGCCGGGCCGTGA
- a CDS encoding putative transcriptional regulator protein (AraC family) (Evidence 3 : Putative function from multiple computational evidences; Product type r : regulator) has product MNGPGLTRACTMGPIVAAVEATGGSVTRVFRRAEMPLSLMDAPDRLILLRDQFRLVEEAVRESGDPALPARLAIATGIDGLGAIGRHVRACATLGEALARVEATTPTLLQTATWTGLRREGESAVYGYAVTERIEAGRQTNAMLALGYLLGTVRQFLGPRWRPRRAVLTGAVLPDRAEIERVFDCDLGLGPRAGLHFDAALLATPNPAPGPLLEATPSVPPDGLTACVAGLIELALLDGRPAIDGVARRLGLSRRSLQRRLEAEGTGFAPILQGVLRARTEALLAEGTTPIGRIALDLGYADAAHFTRAFLGWTGVTPSMRRRLHRKSPGFERASPFAGPGRSPG; this is encoded by the coding sequence ATGAACGGGCCCGGATTGACGCGGGCCTGCACGATGGGCCCGATCGTGGCAGCGGTGGAGGCGACGGGCGGTTCGGTCACACGGGTATTCCGGCGGGCCGAGATGCCGCTCAGCCTAATGGACGCGCCCGACCGCCTCATCCTGCTGCGCGATCAGTTTCGCCTCGTGGAAGAGGCGGTGCGCGAGAGCGGCGATCCGGCGCTGCCCGCGCGGCTCGCGATCGCCACCGGCATCGATGGTCTCGGTGCCATCGGCCGGCATGTGCGGGCCTGCGCGACCCTCGGCGAGGCGCTGGCGCGGGTCGAGGCGACCACACCGACACTCCTTCAGACCGCGACCTGGACCGGCCTGCGCCGAGAGGGCGAGAGCGCCGTCTACGGCTACGCCGTCACCGAGCGGATCGAGGCGGGGCGGCAGACCAACGCGATGCTGGCGCTCGGCTACCTGCTCGGCACCGTGCGCCAATTTCTCGGACCGCGCTGGCGGCCACGGCGGGCGGTGCTGACCGGTGCGGTCCTTCCCGATCGGGCCGAAATCGAACGGGTCTTCGATTGCGACCTGGGCCTCGGCCCGCGCGCCGGCCTGCATTTCGACGCCGCGCTTCTGGCCACGCCGAACCCGGCCCCCGGCCCGCTCCTCGAAGCGACGCCCTCAGTGCCGCCCGATGGCCTGACGGCCTGCGTTGCCGGGCTGATCGAACTCGCGCTTCTCGACGGCCGTCCCGCGATCGACGGGGTCGCCCGCCGGCTGGGCCTGTCGCGACGCAGCCTGCAACGCCGGCTGGAGGCGGAGGGCACGGGCTTCGCACCGATCCTCCAGGGCGTCTTGCGGGCGCGGACCGAGGCGTTGCTGGCGGAGGGCACGACGCCCATCGGCCGGATCGCCCTCGATCTCGGCTACGCGGATGCGGCCCATTTCACCCGCGCCTTCCTCGGCTGGACCGGCGTAACCCCGAGCATGAGGCGGCGTCTGCACCGTAAAAGTCCAGGTTTCGAAAGGGCGAGTCCTTTCGCGGGTCCAGGGCGGAGCCCTGGTTGA
- the hyi gene encoding hydroxypyruvate isomerase (Evidence 2a : Function from experimental evidences in other organisms; PubMedId : 10561547; Product type e : enzyme), producing the protein MPRFAANLSLLFNERPLLDRFAAARAAGFAAVEMQFPYAETKEALARSLAETGLPLVLHNLPPGDWAAGERGIAILPDRVSEFREGVARAIDYAGALGCRQINCLAGLIPAGIERARLLATLTDNLAYAADALERAGFRLLIEPINDRDMPGFFLNRLADAARVIEAVGSENLFIQADLYHMAMMGEDLATELAAHRDRIAHVQIADAPGRHEPGTGRIDVSAAFATLDRLGYDGFIGCEYLPASGTEAGLGWMSAYR; encoded by the coding sequence ATGCCCCGCTTCGCTGCCAATCTGAGCCTGCTGTTCAACGAACGGCCGCTGCTCGACCGGTTCGCCGCGGCGCGCGCCGCCGGATTCGCGGCGGTGGAGATGCAGTTTCCCTATGCCGAGACGAAAGAGGCGTTGGCGCGCAGTCTCGCGGAGACGGGCCTGCCGCTCGTGCTGCACAACCTGCCGCCCGGCGACTGGGCGGCGGGCGAGCGCGGCATCGCCATCCTGCCCGACCGTGTCTCCGAATTTCGCGAGGGCGTCGCGCGGGCGATCGACTATGCCGGGGCGCTCGGATGCCGGCAGATCAACTGTCTTGCCGGGCTCATACCGGCCGGCATCGAGCGGGCGCGCCTTCTCGCGACGCTGACCGACAACCTCGCCTACGCCGCCGACGCGCTGGAACGCGCGGGCTTTCGCCTGCTGATCGAGCCGATCAACGACCGCGACATGCCGGGCTTCTTCCTGAACCGCCTCGCCGACGCCGCTCGCGTGATCGAGGCGGTCGGCTCCGAAAACCTCTTCATCCAGGCCGACCTCTATCACATGGCGATGATGGGCGAGGATCTGGCCACCGAACTCGCTGCCCACCGCGACCGCATCGCCCACGTCCAGATCGCCGACGCCCCCGGCCGCCACGAGCCCGGCACCGGCCGCATCGATGTCTCCGCCGCGTTCGCGACCCTCGACCGCCTCGGCTACGACGGCTTCATCGGCTGCGAATACCTGCCCGCTTCCGGCACCGAAGCCGGCCTCGGCTGGATGTCCGCCTACAGATAG
- a CDS encoding putative transcriptional regulator, GntR family (fragment) (Evidence 3 : Putative function from multiple computational evidences), whose product MLASEGLIDLLPNRGARVRRIGEQEIVELFDVMGGLEALAGRLACERITDEAFAEIERLHHEMYGHYLRRDLHGYFACNQAIHDRIVAAAGNGPLSATYAGFAGRLRRARYSANLDANRDRWGEAMREHEEILDALRRRAGAELSDILFRHLRNKRKAAADREAAQPISGGPAPADIE is encoded by the coding sequence GTGCTGGCCTCGGAGGGACTGATCGATCTGCTGCCGAACCGCGGCGCGCGGGTGCGCCGGATCGGCGAGCAGGAGATTGTCGAACTCTTCGACGTGATGGGCGGGTTGGAGGCCCTAGCCGGCCGCCTTGCCTGCGAGCGCATCACGGACGAGGCCTTTGCCGAGATCGAGCGGCTCCACCATGAGATGTACGGCCACTATCTGCGGCGCGACCTGCACGGTTACTTCGCCTGCAATCAGGCGATCCACGACCGGATCGTGGCGGCCGCCGGCAACGGGCCCTTGAGCGCCACTTATGCTGGCTTCGCCGGGCGCCTGCGGCGGGCGCGCTACTCGGCCAATCTCGATGCCAACCGCGACCGCTGGGGCGAGGCGATGCGCGAGCACGAGGAAATCCTCGACGCCCTGCGCCGCCGGGCCGGTGCGGAACTCAGCGACATCCTGTTCCGCCACCTGCGCAACAAGCGGAAAGCCGCCGCCGACCGCGAGGCCGCGCAGCCCATCTCCGGCGGGCCGGCCCCAGCCGACATTGAGTGA
- a CDS encoding protein of unknown function (Evidence 5 : Unknown function) yields the protein MTSAMTLAERESEGADGPIPLPARLPAELPAKPRENLVHSLHDEVLARLREFIVEGNLAPGARVPERLLCERFGISRTPPAGGAEGAGLGGTDRSAAEPRRAGAPDRRAGDCRTLRRDGRVGGPSRPPCLRAHHGRGLCRDRAAPP from the coding sequence ATGACTTCCGCCATGACACTCGCCGAACGCGAATCGGAGGGCGCGGACGGCCCGATCCCCCTCCCCGCCCGGCTCCCGGCCGAACTGCCGGCCAAGCCGCGGGAAAACCTCGTGCATTCCCTCCACGACGAGGTGCTGGCGCGGCTGCGCGAATTCATCGTCGAGGGCAATCTCGCGCCGGGCGCCCGTGTCCCCGAACGGCTCCTGTGCGAACGCTTCGGCATCTCGCGCACGCCCCCTGCGGGAGGCGCTGAAGGTGCTGGCCTCGGAGGGACTGATCGATCTGCTGCCGAACCGCGGCGCGCGGGTGCGCCGGATCGGCGAGCAGGAGATTGTCGAACTCTTCGACGTGATGGGCGGGTTGGAGGCCCTAGCCGGCCGCCTTGCCTGCGAGCGCATCACGGACGAGGCCTTTGCCGAGATCGAGCGGCTCCACCATGA
- a CDS encoding serine-glyoxylate aminotransferase (fragment) → MLMFETGHFATLWRQMAARWGIEVEFVPGDWRHGVDPALVEAKLAEDRSHSFKAVMVVHNETSTGVTSRIPAIRKAIDATGHPALLLVDTISSLGSVDVRHDEWGVDVTVSGSQKGLMLPPGLGFTAISDKARAAGRSNNLPRSYWDWEEMLKPNANGYFPYTPATNLLYGLREAVAILLEEGLDNVFARHQRLAAATRAAVEAWGLEVLCQNPDEHSPVLTAVMMPDGKGADAFRALVLEKFDMSLGAGLSKLADKIFRIGHLGETNDLTLMGALSGVEMGLAAAGVPHRPGGVLAAMASLRSGLDG, encoded by the coding sequence GTGCTGATGTTCGAGACCGGCCACTTCGCAACCCTGTGGCGGCAGATGGCGGCGCGGTGGGGCATCGAGGTCGAGTTCGTGCCCGGCGACTGGCGCCACGGCGTCGATCCGGCCCTGGTCGAGGCGAAGCTCGCCGAAGATCGCAGCCATTCCTTCAAAGCCGTGATGGTGGTCCACAACGAGACTTCCACCGGCGTCACGAGTCGCATCCCCGCCATCCGCAAGGCGATCGACGCCACCGGCCACCCGGCACTGCTGCTGGTCGATACCATTTCCTCGCTCGGTTCGGTCGATGTCCGCCACGACGAGTGGGGCGTCGACGTCACCGTCAGCGGCTCGCAGAAGGGCCTGATGCTGCCGCCGGGCCTCGGCTTCACCGCGATCTCGGACAAGGCGCGAGCGGCGGGCCGGTCCAACAACCTTCCCCGCTCCTACTGGGACTGGGAGGAGATGCTGAAGCCCAACGCCAACGGCTACTTCCCCTACACGCCGGCCACCAACCTGCTCTACGGCCTGCGCGAGGCGGTCGCGATCCTGCTCGAAGAAGGGCTCGACAACGTCTTCGCCCGCCATCAGCGGCTGGCGGCCGCGACCCGCGCTGCGGTCGAGGCCTGGGGGCTCGAAGTGCTGTGCCAGAACCCGGACGAGCACTCGCCGGTGCTCACCGCGGTGATGATGCCGGACGGCAAGGGGGCGGACGCCTTCCGCGCGCTGGTGCTCGAGAAATTCGACATGTCGCTCGGCGCCGGGCTGTCGAAGCTCGCCGACAAGATCTTCCGCATCGGCCATCTCGGCGAGACCAACGACCTGACCCTGATGGGCGCCCTGTCCGGCGTCGAGATGGGCTTGGCGGCGGCCGGCGTGCCGCACCGGCCTGGTGGCGTGCTCGCCGCCATGGCGAGCCTGCGCTCCGGCCTCGACGGCTGA
- a CDS encoding putative transporter, major facilitator superfamily (Evidence 3 : Putative function from multiple computational evidences; Product type t : transporter): protein MITIPRRVTAPGMVLFLLCLMYFITYVDRVNVGTAGPAIKGELGLSNTELGLIFSAFAYPYAVFQIIGGAMADKWGARRTLFICGLIWAAATVATGFVGGVVSLFLARFALGFGEGATFPTATRAMQSWVAKDQRGFAQGITHSFARFGNAITPPLVVLMMAYVGWRGAFVVLGIVSFAWVLVWVFYYRDDPREHKAITNEDLERLAIRDRTAKPAAKPPVPWRRLIPRMAPVTLTYFCYGWSLWLYLNWLPSFFKDGYGLDIKNSALFASGVFFAGVVGDTLGGVVSDRILKKTGDLQKARRNVICLGMLGAAACLAGVFFTKDLTLVALLLSGGFFFLELVIGPIWSVPMDIAPQYAGTASGLMNFGSAFAAIVSPLTFGLIVDLTGNWILPFAGSVGLLLLGAGLAFTMHPERPFEDEPAPLTPRVVPAE from the coding sequence ATGATCACGATCCCACGCCGCGTGACGGCGCCGGGCATGGTGCTGTTCCTGCTCTGCCTGATGTACTTCATCACCTATGTCGACCGGGTCAACGTCGGCACCGCCGGCCCGGCGATCAAGGGTGAACTCGGCCTCAGCAACACCGAACTCGGCCTCATCTTCTCGGCCTTCGCCTACCCCTACGCGGTGTTCCAGATCATCGGCGGCGCGATGGCCGACAAGTGGGGTGCGCGGCGCACCCTGTTCATCTGCGGCCTGATCTGGGCGGCGGCGACGGTGGCGACCGGCTTCGTCGGCGGCGTGGTCTCGCTGTTCCTGGCCCGCTTCGCTCTCGGCTTCGGCGAGGGCGCCACCTTCCCCACCGCCACGCGGGCGATGCAGTCCTGGGTCGCCAAGGACCAGCGTGGCTTCGCGCAGGGCATCACCCACTCGTTCGCTCGCTTCGGCAACGCGATCACGCCGCCGCTCGTGGTGCTGATGATGGCCTATGTCGGCTGGCGCGGCGCCTTCGTCGTGCTCGGCATCGTCAGCTTCGCGTGGGTGCTGGTCTGGGTGTTCTACTACCGGGACGACCCGCGCGAGCATAAGGCCATCACGAACGAGGATCTGGAGCGGCTGGCGATCCGCGACCGGACGGCCAAGCCGGCCGCCAAACCCCCGGTGCCGTGGCGCCGGCTGATCCCGCGCATGGCCCCCGTGACGCTGACCTATTTCTGCTACGGCTGGTCGCTGTGGCTCTACCTCAACTGGCTGCCCTCCTTCTTCAAGGACGGCTACGGCCTCGACATCAAGAACTCGGCCCTGTTCGCTTCGGGCGTGTTCTTCGCGGGCGTGGTCGGCGACACGCTCGGCGGCGTGGTCTCCGACCGCATCCTGAAGAAGACCGGTGACCTGCAGAAGGCGCGCCGCAACGTGATCTGCCTCGGCATGCTGGGCGCCGCCGCCTGCCTCGCCGGCGTGTTCTTCACCAAGGACCTCACCCTGGTGGCCCTGCTGCTCAGCGGCGGCTTCTTCTTCCTCGAACTGGTGATCGGGCCGATCTGGTCGGTGCCGATGGACATCGCCCCGCAATATGCCGGCACCGCGAGCGGGCTGATGAATTTCGGCTCGGCCTTTGCCGCGATCGTCTCGCCGCTCACCTTCGGCCTGATCGTGGATCTCACCGGCAACTGGATCCTGCCGTTCGCCGGGTCGGTCGGCCTGCTGCTTCTGGGCGCGGGCCTCGCCTTCACCATGCACCCCGAGCGCCCGTTCGAGGATGAACCGGCGCCCCTGACACCGCGGGTGGTGCCAGCGGAGTAG
- a CDS encoding protein of unknown function (Evidence 5 : Unknown function), translated as MAKPADEDEQAIDRLTLYMLKETYCAAAGALMRMSPQAAGVLFEAFERQIADALQRMHAHRSEGPDSTAIALAVGDRIADILDQAHRRQFEPVTAPGLEDRSLKAVRETGISNEAVEMLADLQRRFPLP; from the coding sequence ATGGCGAAGCCGGCGGACGAAGACGAGCAGGCCATCGACCGCCTGACCCTGTACATGCTCAAGGAGACGTACTGCGCCGCTGCGGGCGCCCTGATGCGGATGAGCCCGCAGGCGGCCGGGGTCCTGTTCGAAGCCTTCGAGCGGCAGATTGCCGACGCGCTCCAGCGCATGCACGCGCACCGCTCGGAGGGGCCTGATTCGACCGCGATCGCTCTCGCAGTTGGCGACCGGATCGCCGATATCCTCGATCAGGCCCATCGCCGCCAGTTCGAGCCGGTGACCGCGCCGGGACTCGAGGACCGCAGCCTCAAGGCGGTGCGGGAGACGGGCATCTCGAACGAGGCGGTCGAGATGCTGGCGGACCTCCAGCGCCGCTTCCCCCTGCCCTGA